A section of the Metabacillus endolithicus genome encodes:
- a CDS encoding NAD(P)/FAD-dependent oxidoreductase, with protein sequence MKNLVILGGGYGGMRVLLRLLPNQLPEDVQITLIDKNPYHCLKTEYYALAAGTISDHHIRVSFPEHPRLHSIFGEVTSVDLENKQVLLNDHEPVQFDDLIIGLGCVDKYHNVPGADEFTYSIQSIDQSRETYQVLNNLKADATVGIVGAGLSGVELASELRESRKDLNIKLFDRSKHILSSFPERLSSYVEKWFTEHGVEIISEANITKVEPNIVYNHDQPFECDAIVWTAGIQPNKVVRDLPVEKDNQGRVVLTVQHFIPSHEDVFVVGDCASLPHAPSAQLAEAQAEQIVQVLLKKWNNEPLPESFPPFKLKGVLGSLGKKQGFGLVNDRPLMGRVPRLLKSGVLWMYKYHNG encoded by the coding sequence ATGAAGAACCTAGTCATACTTGGCGGAGGATATGGCGGTATGCGCGTACTGCTTCGTTTACTTCCAAATCAATTGCCTGAAGATGTTCAAATTACTCTTATTGATAAAAATCCTTATCATTGTTTAAAAACAGAATACTATGCACTTGCGGCAGGTACTATTTCAGATCATCATATAAGGGTCTCTTTTCCGGAGCATCCTAGACTTCATTCCATTTTTGGAGAAGTAACGTCTGTTGATCTTGAAAACAAACAAGTACTATTAAATGATCACGAGCCTGTTCAATTTGATGACTTAATCATTGGTTTAGGTTGTGTAGATAAATATCATAACGTACCAGGAGCAGATGAATTCACTTATAGCATTCAAAGTATTGACCAGTCACGCGAAACCTACCAAGTGCTCAATAATTTAAAAGCAGATGCAACTGTAGGGATTGTTGGTGCAGGTTTAAGTGGTGTTGAGCTTGCCAGCGAACTTCGTGAAAGTCGTAAAGACCTTAACATTAAATTGTTTGATCGCAGTAAGCATATCCTATCAAGCTTTCCTGAACGTTTAAGTAGTTATGTTGAAAAATGGTTCACAGAGCATGGTGTTGAAATTATTAGTGAAGCTAATATAACGAAGGTAGAACCAAACATTGTCTATAATCATGATCAACCTTTTGAGTGTGATGCTATCGTATGGACAGCTGGAATTCAGCCAAATAAAGTGGTTAGAGATCTTCCGGTTGAAAAGGATAATCAAGGAAGAGTTGTATTAACTGTTCAACATTTTATTCCAAGTCACGAAGATGTGTTTGTTGTTGGAGACTGCGCAAGTCTTCCACATGCCCCTAGTGCTCAGCTGGCAGAAGCGCAAGCTGAACAAATTGTCCAAGTACTATTAAAGAAGTGGAACAACGAACCTCTTCCAGAATCATTCCCACCTTTTAAATTGAAAGGTGTACTAGGTTCATTAGGGAAAAAACAAGGCTTTGGACTTGTTAATGATAGACCTTTAATGGGCCGTGTTCCACGACTATTAAAGTCCGGTGTTCTTTGGATGTATAAATATCATAATGGTTAA
- a CDS encoding YuzD family protein, which produces MKPVEISVYGAEVLCPSCVNLPSAKETYEWLEAALNRKYKDQPFMIVYIDIDQPQEEPDKQEFAQKILNDEYFYPLVVIEGKVVGEGSPRLKVICEEMEEHGYVSN; this is translated from the coding sequence ATGAAGCCTGTTGAAATTAGTGTATATGGTGCAGAGGTTCTTTGTCCAAGCTGTGTGAATTTACCATCAGCTAAAGAAACTTATGAGTGGTTGGAAGCTGCATTAAATCGAAAATATAAAGATCAACCGTTTATGATCGTATATATTGATATTGATCAGCCACAAGAAGAGCCTGATAAGCAGGAGTTTGCCCAAAAGATTCTTAATGATGAGTACTTTTATCCACTTGTTGTCATTGAGGGCAAGGTGGTAGGTGAGGGAAGTCCCCGTCTAAAGGTAATTTGTGAGGAAATGGAAGAGCATGGATATGTTAGTAACTAA
- a CDS encoding NifU family protein, translating into MTTETAMLEQVQEVLDKLRPFLLRDGGDCELVDIEDGIVKLRLLGACGSCPSSTITLKAGIERALLEEVPGVVEVEQVF; encoded by the coding sequence ATGACAACTGAAACAGCTATGCTTGAACAAGTACAAGAAGTATTAGATAAACTTCGTCCATTCTTGCTTCGTGATGGAGGAGATTGTGAATTAGTAGATATAGAAGATGGTATTGTTAAACTTCGCCTTTTAGGTGCTTGTGGAAGCTGCCCAAGCTCAACAATCACTTTAAAAGCTGGTATAGAGCGTGCGTTATTAGAAGAAGTACCAGGTGTTGTTGAAGTAGAACAAGTATTCTAA
- the thrB gene encoding homoserine kinase, with protein MIEGDMLKITVPGSTANLGPGFDSVGLALGKYLTLEVKKAEERIFLPMTDHVKDIPTNDQNLIAKVAIKVAENYNQTLPACEVKVWSDIPMARGIGSSAAAIIAGIELSNQLCGLQLTDEEKLRIASLEEGHPDNVGASLYGGLVVGLHQEDKTELVCVKEVNVDAVVVVPKYEVFTSDARNVLPQELAYKTAVEASAISNMLIAGLLTNDWHLVGNMMSKDLFHQPYRGKLIPEIQAVQEKVEALGAYGSALSGAGPTVICFIEKGKGNELAEKLSHDFKNCDVECLDIDLVGCRVEQVQEIKSI; from the coding sequence ATGATTGAAGGAGACATGTTAAAAATTACAGTTCCGGGGAGTACAGCTAATTTAGGTCCTGGATTTGATTCGGTTGGTTTAGCGTTAGGTAAATACTTAACGCTTGAGGTGAAAAAAGCAGAAGAGCGCATTTTCTTGCCGATGACAGACCATGTAAAAGATATCCCTACAAATGATCAAAACTTGATTGCCAAAGTGGCGATTAAGGTAGCAGAAAACTATAATCAAACATTACCAGCATGTGAAGTAAAGGTTTGGAGTGACATTCCAATGGCAAGAGGAATTGGAAGCAGTGCTGCAGCCATAATTGCTGGTATAGAGCTTTCAAATCAGCTTTGTGGTCTTCAATTAACAGATGAAGAAAAATTGCGGATTGCAAGCCTTGAAGAAGGACACCCAGATAATGTTGGAGCTTCTCTGTATGGTGGTCTTGTCGTTGGGCTTCACCAAGAAGACAAAACAGAACTGGTTTGCGTTAAAGAAGTGAATGTTGACGCAGTAGTTGTAGTACCAAAATATGAGGTATTTACAAGCGATGCGAGAAATGTATTACCTCAAGAGTTAGCTTATAAAACAGCAGTTGAAGCAAGTGCGATCAGTAATATGCTTATTGCAGGACTTCTTACGAATGATTGGCATTTAGTAGGTAATATGATGAGCAAGGATCTTTTTCATCAGCCATATAGAGGAAAATTAATTCCTGAAATTCAAGCTGTTCAAGAAAAGGTCGAAGCACTTGGAGCCTATGGCTCAGCATTAAGTGGTGCTGGTCCTACTGTTATTTGCTTTATTGAAAAAGGCAAAGGAAATGAATTGGCAGAAAAGCTTTCTCATGATTTTAAAAATTGCGATGTAGAGTGCCTTGATATTGATCTAGTTGGCTGTAGAGTAGAGCAGGTACAGGAAATAAAGAGTATATAA
- the thrC gene encoding threonine synthase, with protein MWKGLIQEFAEFLPVTENTPKLTLQEGNTPLIHLPKLSEKLGVELYVKTEGTNPTGSFKDRGMVMAVAKAKEEGSDTVICASTGNTSAAAAAYAARANMKCIVLIPDGKIAFGKLAQAVMYGAEIYAIQGNFDHALTMVRNISKKLPITLVNSVNPYRIEGQKTAAFEVCEQLGSAPDYLAIPVGNAGNITAYWKGFKEYNEKKQTGLPKIHGFQAEGAAAIVRGEPIANPETVATAIRIGNPASWETAVKAKEESEGRIDSVTDEEILEAYQLIAREEGVFAEPGSCASIAGLIKHRKLGLIAEGSKVVAVLTGNGLKDPNTAIDVSEIKPIVLPNDEETFLQQLSGVTVQ; from the coding sequence ATGTGGAAAGGCCTTATCCAAGAATTTGCAGAATTTTTACCTGTAACTGAAAATACACCAAAACTTACTTTACAGGAGGGGAACACTCCTCTTATTCATCTACCTAAGCTATCTGAAAAGCTGGGTGTTGAGCTTTACGTAAAAACAGAGGGAACAAATCCAACTGGTTCTTTTAAAGATCGTGGTATGGTTATGGCTGTTGCAAAGGCTAAGGAAGAAGGCAGTGACACTGTTATCTGTGCTTCTACTGGTAATACATCTGCTGCTGCAGCTGCGTACGCAGCAAGAGCAAATATGAAGTGTATCGTTCTTATTCCTGATGGGAAAATTGCTTTTGGTAAATTAGCACAAGCAGTTATGTATGGAGCTGAAATTTACGCAATTCAAGGTAATTTTGATCATGCATTAACAATGGTTCGAAACATTAGCAAAAAATTGCCGATTACATTAGTTAACTCTGTTAATCCATATCGTATCGAAGGACAAAAAACAGCTGCATTCGAAGTGTGTGAGCAGCTAGGCAGTGCCCCGGACTATTTAGCAATCCCTGTTGGAAACGCTGGAAACATTACTGCATATTGGAAAGGCTTCAAAGAGTATAACGAAAAGAAACAAACAGGCCTTCCAAAAATCCACGGATTCCAGGCAGAAGGAGCAGCGGCAATTGTTCGTGGTGAGCCAATTGCAAATCCGGAAACTGTTGCTACGGCTATTCGTATCGGTAACCCGGCAAGCTGGGAAACGGCTGTAAAAGCGAAGGAAGAGTCAGAAGGACGTATTGATTCTGTGACAGATGAAGAAATTTTAGAAGCCTATCAATTAATTGCACGTGAAGAAGGTGTTTTTGCGGAACCTGGTTCTTGTGCATCGATCGCAGGTTTAATCAAACATCGTAAATTAGGCTTAATTGCAGAAGGCAGTAAGGTAGTAGCTGTATTAACTGGAAACGGATTAAAAGATCCAAACACAGCTATTGATGTTTCTGAAATTAAACCGATTGTTCTTCCAAATGACGAAGAGACATTCCTGCAGCAATTAAGTGGAGTTACAGTACAATGA
- a CDS encoding phosphatidylglycerophosphatase A family protein produces MKSEEKMDIVEKTARDWLVKRGVKLEDIADLVYFLQEKYHPDLKMDDCLDNVDRVLTKREVQNAILTGIQFDILAEKGQLEEPLQSIIGTDESLYGVDEILAFSIVNIYGSIGFTNYGYIDKMKPGILQYLNDKSGGKCHTFLDDIVGAIAAAASSRLAHRARDVE; encoded by the coding sequence ATGAAAAGTGAAGAGAAAATGGACATTGTTGAAAAAACAGCAAGAGATTGGCTAGTTAAACGAGGTGTAAAGCTGGAGGATATCGCAGACCTTGTATACTTCTTACAAGAAAAATATCATCCTGATCTCAAAATGGACGATTGCTTGGATAATGTAGATCGTGTCCTTACAAAAAGAGAAGTACAAAACGCTATTCTTACAGGAATTCAGTTTGATATTCTCGCTGAAAAAGGACAACTAGAGGAGCCTCTTCAATCTATTATCGGCACTGATGAAAGTCTTTATGGAGTAGATGAGATTTTAGCATTTTCGATTGTTAACATATACGGCTCCATCGGCTTTACTAACTATGGATATATTGACAAAATGAAGCCAGGTATCCTTCAATACCTTAATGATAAATCGGGTGGAAAATGTCATACATTCTTAGATGACATTGTTGGTGCAATTGCAGCAGCTGCTTCTAGCAGACTTGCTCATCGTGCCAGAGATGTAGAATAA
- a CDS encoding TIGR01457 family HAD-type hydrolase, producing the protein MKKYKGYLIDLDGTMYKGTERIEEAGHFVDYLVRNEIPYLFVTNNSSQTPKQVAKKLNEFQIQASEDRVFTTSQATANYIAQKKDQATVYMIGEEGLREAIQTSGHHLVDENPDFVVVGIDRDISYEKYAKACIAVRNGAAFISTNADIAIPTERGLLPGNGALTSVIAVSTNTAPVFIGKPEKIIVEQALEVLGVAKEDTLMVGDNYDTDIMAGMNCGIDTLLVHTGVTTKELLKQYNSQPTYTIDSLSDYLKHIN; encoded by the coding sequence TTGAAAAAATACAAAGGGTATTTAATCGACTTAGATGGAACGATGTATAAAGGAACTGAGCGAATTGAGGAAGCAGGTCATTTTGTTGACTATTTAGTTAGAAATGAGATTCCATATCTGTTTGTTACGAACAACTCTTCTCAAACACCTAAACAAGTTGCCAAGAAATTAAATGAATTTCAAATACAGGCTTCAGAGGATCGGGTATTTACGACAAGTCAGGCAACAGCGAATTATATCGCGCAAAAAAAGGATCAGGCAACTGTTTATATGATTGGGGAAGAAGGCTTAAGGGAGGCTATCCAAACAAGCGGACATCATTTAGTTGATGAAAATCCAGATTTTGTTGTTGTGGGAATTGATCGAGACATATCTTATGAAAAATATGCAAAAGCCTGCATTGCCGTACGAAACGGTGCAGCCTTCATTTCCACAAACGCAGATATCGCAATTCCTACTGAAAGAGGGTTATTACCTGGAAATGGTGCATTAACATCTGTCATAGCTGTATCAACTAATACAGCACCTGTATTTATTGGTAAGCCGGAGAAAATTATTGTTGAACAAGCATTAGAGGTATTGGGAGTAGCAAAAGAAGATACATTAATGGTTGGAGATAATTACGATACAGATATAATGGCAGGTATGAATTGTGGAATTGATACTCTGCTTGTCCATACTGGTGTAACGACGAAGGAGCTACTAAAGCAATATAATAGTCAACCAACTTATACAATAGATTCATTGAGTGATTACTTGAAACATATAAATTGA
- a CDS encoding DUF86 domain-containing protein has protein sequence MYFVDRDQIEAKLSFLEEQIKLFNNQTSWNQEIEKAGLERICHMFIETVVDVGNSMIDGFIMRDPGSYEDIIDILLDEKVVTQAQANDLKQVILLRKQLVQDYLEINHEELQQVVTSHKAGITSFPAQVRSYIENELGPVSAFKPLG, from the coding sequence TTGTATTTTGTAGATCGTGACCAAATAGAGGCAAAATTATCATTTCTGGAAGAACAGATAAAACTCTTTAATAATCAAACATCTTGGAATCAAGAAATAGAGAAGGCAGGACTAGAAAGAATTTGTCATATGTTCATTGAAACGGTCGTAGATGTGGGAAATTCGATGATTGATGGATTCATTATGAGAGATCCTGGCAGTTACGAAGACATTATCGACATACTTTTAGATGAAAAAGTAGTTACTCAAGCACAGGCAAATGACTTAAAACAAGTGATCCTTCTTAGAAAACAACTTGTTCAGGATTATTTAGAAATTAATCATGAGGAGCTACAGCAGGTTGTTACTTCTCATAAAGCAGGAATTACTTCATTCCCAGCTCAAGTTCGAAGCTACATAGAAAATGAATTGGGGCCAGTCTCAGCATTTAAACCATTAGGATGA
- a CDS encoding EAL domain-containing protein, translating into MFSGHQVAVVVMTISNLREFSQQLEPVQLEEYKRDLRAGFKSIVEDSPYNSDLLVVHDYYSEGLTIFFKINDDKQSVVYIENLIRTLVPRLERWMFTKYPYFNQSFEIGYMFIEREHSTIQDALYTAQQQAVAMAEKRIQSRYIETLLKMRDIIQKQDISLLAQPIIDLSTNQIKAWEFLTRGPKDTAFESPLQLFSLARQSNLIYDLELLVLEKAFHLINSVGCMDDVFLNFTPITLGNKRFIPGLEKLLTRYPDIEPRRMIFEVTERDSIEGLKFFHDNIKQLRQKGFRIAVDDTGAGYSSLHTISELLPDIIKIDRSVIQDIDTSKVKESMLKGLILIARETGSLVVAEGIEKKEEAEVLKRNQVDLAQGYFYAKPGQLQKDRVALV; encoded by the coding sequence ATGTTTAGTGGACATCAGGTTGCTGTAGTAGTCATGACTATTTCGAATCTTCGTGAATTTTCTCAACAATTGGAACCGGTACAATTAGAGGAATATAAAAGAGATCTAAGAGCAGGATTCAAAAGTATTGTTGAAGATTCACCATACAACTCAGACTTACTTGTTGTTCACGATTATTACAGTGAAGGATTAACCATTTTCTTTAAAATAAATGATGATAAGCAAAGTGTTGTGTATATTGAAAATCTTATCCGAACACTAGTGCCAAGGTTAGAAAGATGGATGTTTACAAAGTATCCTTATTTTAACCAATCTTTTGAAATCGGTTATATGTTCATTGAAAGAGAGCATTCAACTATCCAGGATGCGCTATATACAGCACAACAACAAGCAGTGGCAATGGCTGAAAAGCGAATTCAGTCACGATATATAGAAACGTTATTAAAAATGCGTGATATTATTCAAAAGCAGGATATTAGTCTGTTAGCTCAACCAATCATAGACCTTTCAACAAATCAAATTAAAGCATGGGAGTTTTTGACAAGAGGACCTAAAGATACTGCATTTGAGAGTCCTTTACAATTATTTTCATTAGCGAGGCAATCCAATTTAATTTATGATCTTGAACTTTTAGTCCTTGAGAAAGCATTTCATTTGATCAATTCAGTAGGTTGTATGGATGATGTATTTTTAAACTTCACTCCAATTACACTTGGGAATAAACGGTTTATTCCTGGACTCGAAAAACTGTTAACGCGGTACCCTGATATCGAGCCTAGAAGGATGATTTTTGAAGTAACTGAGCGAGATTCAATTGAAGGCTTAAAATTTTTCCATGATAATATAAAACAATTACGTCAAAAGGGCTTTAGAATAGCTGTTGATGATACAGGAGCAGGATATTCTAGTTTACATACAATAAGTGAGCTTCTTCCGGACATTATAAAAATAGATCGATCCGTCATTCAAGATATTGACACGAGCAAGGTAAAGGAATCAATGCTAAAAGGACTTATTTTAATTGCCAGAGAAACAGGCTCCTTAGTAGTAGCTGAAGGTATTGAAAAGAAAGAAGAAGCAGAGGTTCTCAAAAGAAACCAGGTTGATTTAGCACAAGGATACTTTTATGCAAAGCCTGGACAATTACAGAAGGATCGTGTTGCTTTAGTATAG
- a CDS encoding DUF3055 domain-containing protein yields MSERFFLYDDTVDTKTRFVSFVGENQRFDLAIVQSDRYYGKHLVLDIQSNRFAIIGEDDLKEPGYIEYAYQLNEEDAAELRDFLYELM; encoded by the coding sequence ATGTCTGAACGATTTTTTTTATATGATGATACAGTTGATACAAAAACAAGGTTTGTAAGCTTTGTGGGGGAAAATCAGCGATTCGATCTGGCCATTGTTCAAAGTGACCGTTATTATGGTAAGCATCTTGTTTTGGATATACAAAGTAATCGCTTTGCCATTATTGGTGAGGATGATTTAAAGGAACCAGGATACATAGAATATGCTTATCAGCTAAATGAAGAAGATGCAGCAGAGCTCCGTGATTTTTTATATGAATTAATGTGA
- a CDS encoding cytosolic protein, whose protein sequence is MDDKEKETYTDFSNVETQRNFLIPEQLPEGPYGSPRNKDEPVTNKSTPWQEGQRYYSAFNYENKSLHQNLERHDMPAHPTHDDPSKNEEPPYTSK, encoded by the coding sequence ATGGATGATAAAGAAAAAGAAACGTATACCGATTTTTCAAATGTAGAAACACAACGTAACTTTTTAATTCCTGAACAACTTCCCGAGGGTCCTTATGGCTCACCGCGAAATAAAGATGAGCCTGTTACTAATAAAAGTACACCTTGGCAGGAAGGACAACGTTATTATAGTGCCTTTAATTACGAAAATAAATCACTTCATCAAAATTTGGAGCGACATGATATGCCGGCTCATCCAACCCATGATGACCCTAGCAAAAATGAAGAACCACCTTATACGTCAAAATAA
- a CDS encoding YutD family protein, whose translation MISVQNQHFELVKEEKNGFNEEAFKERYSEILNKYDFIVGDWGYSQLRLRGFFDDQNQKATYDTKISTLDEYIFEYCNFGCAYFVLKRIKK comes from the coding sequence ATGATAAGTGTTCAAAACCAGCATTTTGAATTAGTAAAGGAAGAAAAAAACGGTTTTAACGAAGAGGCTTTTAAAGAAAGATACAGCGAAATTTTAAATAAATACGATTTTATTGTTGGAGATTGGGGCTATAGTCAGCTAAGGCTTCGTGGTTTTTTTGATGATCAAAATCAAAAAGCAACATATGACACAAAAATTAGTACCCTTGATGAGTACATATTTGAATACTGTAATTTCGGCTGTGCGTACTTTGTTTTAAAAAGAATAAAAAAATAA
- a CDS encoding YhcN/YlaJ family sporulation lipoprotein, which yields MIKTKLAVSIVGLSLLTACQYGAEEDTSFMHESGNTINVSDRTDLYNEEGSPNANDKGANFGFVRHQKSGIPQDIAYTPTPGMDREAVANSISSLSVQLPNVNDVATLVTDEEVLVAYETDSDNRFETADQVKKTALSVIPRYYHVYVSDNPNMIQQIQAYKPLDSTSRDIDEILTDTINKMLESPQGRALNNGENANGEGYGEMNEDIDDDMKDDYEKSRYEKEKMQ from the coding sequence TTGATAAAAACCAAATTAGCGGTTAGTATTGTAGGTTTATCTTTATTAACAGCATGTCAGTACGGTGCAGAAGAAGATACTTCTTTTATGCATGAAAGTGGAAATACAATTAATGTAAGTGATCGTACTGATTTATACAACGAAGAAGGTTCGCCAAATGCAAATGATAAAGGAGCAAACTTCGGGTTTGTTCGACATCAAAAAAGCGGCATTCCTCAAGATATAGCCTATACTCCTACACCTGGAATGGACCGAGAAGCTGTTGCCAATTCGATTAGCAGCTTAAGTGTTCAGCTACCTAACGTTAATGATGTAGCAACATTAGTTACAGATGAAGAAGTGTTAGTCGCTTATGAAACGGATTCAGATAATCGTTTTGAAACAGCCGATCAAGTAAAGAAAACAGCCTTATCAGTTATTCCACGTTATTATCACGTGTACGTTTCTGATAATCCAAATATGATTCAGCAAATTCAAGCCTATAAGCCACTTGATTCAACAAGTCGGGATATTGATGAAATCTTAACAGATACAATTAACAAGATGCTTGAGTCTCCTCAAGGCCGTGCTTTAAATAATGGCGAAAATGCTAATGGCGAAGGCTATGGAGAAATGAATGAGGATATCGATGATGATATGAAGGACGATTATGAAAAATCCCGCTATGAAAAGGAAAAAATGCAATAA
- a CDS encoding M23 family metallopeptidase, whose product MIIFFMMISVSAHQVAYAAEKSDQEKESEKLMSLYTKVETLTNIPWYVLAAIDQYERNVRHSRKDIPKANGSIEIYIKPEVWAGPLNPNMQDTNPRSIGLFGGIGEDGNGDQVADPTNDEDILYSFAHYLQSYGSDLENLKIGLWDYYQRDKTVGLILGHMKLYKKYGHLDLDKHAFPVPLKHNYSYKNTWGDARGWGGRRIHEGTDIFANYGVPVRATCYGVVEMKGWNRYGGWRVGIRDIDNTYHYFAHLNGFADGLQTGQVVEPGQLIGSVGSSGYGPPGTAGKFPPHLHYGLYKDNGRTEWSFDPYPHLKSWERAERKRK is encoded by the coding sequence ATGATCATCTTCTTCATGATGATCTCTGTTTCAGCACATCAAGTTGCCTATGCTGCTGAAAAATCCGACCAAGAAAAAGAATCTGAGAAGCTAATGAGCTTATATACAAAAGTAGAAACATTAACGAACATACCTTGGTATGTATTAGCTGCAATTGATCAATATGAAAGGAATGTTCGTCATTCAAGAAAAGACATTCCAAAAGCTAATGGGTCCATTGAAATTTATATCAAACCCGAAGTATGGGCAGGGCCACTCAATCCAAATATGCAGGATACAAATCCTAGAAGCATAGGTTTATTTGGAGGAATTGGAGAGGATGGTAATGGAGATCAGGTTGCCGATCCAACAAATGATGAAGACATCCTCTATTCTTTTGCGCATTATTTACAATCATATGGATCTGATTTGGAAAATTTAAAGATTGGCTTATGGGATTATTATCAACGTGATAAAACAGTTGGACTCATTTTAGGTCATATGAAATTATATAAAAAATATGGCCACTTGGATTTAGATAAGCATGCATTCCCTGTCCCTTTAAAACATAACTATAGTTACAAAAATACGTGGGGAGATGCCCGCGGCTGGGGTGGCAGAAGAATTCATGAAGGAACTGACATTTTTGCAAACTATGGGGTTCCTGTAAGAGCAACTTGTTACGGAGTTGTTGAGATGAAGGGGTGGAATCGATATGGTGGTTGGAGAGTAGGGATACGCGATATCGACAATACGTACCATTACTTTGCCCATTTAAATGGTTTTGCGGATGGTCTCCAAACAGGACAAGTTGTCGAGCCAGGTCAATTAATTGGATCAGTAGGAAGCTCTGGTTATGGCCCTCCAGGTACAGCTGGGAAATTCCCACCACACCTACATTATGGCCTATATAAAGATAACGGTCGTACTGAATGGTCATTTGACCCGTACCCTCACCTGAAGTCTTGGGAACGTGCTGAACGAAAAAGAAAATAA
- a CDS encoding methionine/alanine import family NSS transporter small subunit, whose protein sequence is MSGSAIAMMIIGIVIIWGGMAASITNAVIKAKQK, encoded by the coding sequence ATGAGCGGAAGCGCGATTGCGATGATGATTATCGGTATAGTGATCATTTGGGGCGGAATGGCCGCAAGTATTACAAATGCTGTGATCAAAGCCAAACAAAAATAA